The sequence below is a genomic window from Paenibacillus sp. DCT19.
CCAGTACAGTTTCATCTCCTCTGAACCGATAACTCATTTGATCAAAATAGCCAATCTGTGCCTTGGGAGATAAAATAATCCCTGATTTAGCATCTAGGATATGACGAAGCAACGTACTTTTCCCACATCCATTAGATCCAGTAATGGCTACCTTCTGTTTCAAAGGAATTTGAAAACTGACTTGATCCAGCAATACATTATTTTGCACCTGAAGAGTTAAACGATCAGCCATAATCGGAAATTTGTTATGCAACTCTAGCGCTTTGGATTGTCGAAAATGAATAGGACGATGCTCCTGTACCGCCTTAACTTCATGAAGCTGTTCGATTCGCTGTTCTATGGCCTTAGCCGCCCGATGCGCAGCTTTCTGACTCGTTCCCTTTGACTTCGTTTCAAACATGCGATTCGCTTTAGCCTTCGTTTCTCGTTTGGAGACACTGCCTGCTTGCGTTATTTTCTCGGCCTTTTTCATCTTGTCCTGCGCAGCATGCATAAGCCGTTTCTTCTCTTTTACGTACTGCTCGTGAGCTTGATTTTGTTGATCTTGTTCTAATTGCTGCTGTGCCTTGTAATCACTATAGTTGCCAGAATACACCTTAACCGCACCATCATTCACTTCCCATATCGTCGTGACAAGCTCATCTAGAACAGATCGGTCATGACTGATAATTAACAGCGCACCATAGTAATAACGCAATTCATTGAGCAAAAAAGTAATTCCATCCTGATCCAAATGTGTCGTCGGTTCATCGAACAAGAGCACTTCGTGATAGTTCGCAAACATGCCAGCTAGTTTCAGCCTCGTCTGCTCCCCTCCACTTAACCGTTCATGATGGACGGGAACGCCTAGTCTGCCCAACCATTCCCGTCCGTTGCCACATGCTCATCAGGATGCGGAGCCTCCATTTGTTCAAAATAGGAATGATCCACATATCGTTTGATCCTACCAGCGCTCGGCTGAATTCGTCCCGCGATTAACTTCAATAGTGTACTTTTCCCCTGACCATTTCCGCCCACAATTCCGATGCGATCCAATTGATGCACAGCCAAACGCTCAATGTTCAATATCTCTTTATCTAAAAAGGTCATTTTAACCTGTTCAAGTTCGTAACAACATTTTTCCATATTCGCTACCTCCGAAATTTTTAATGATTTCGTATCGATAGCGTTAATCGATACGAGCAAGTCATACCCGCTCGTATCAATAGAAAAGTAACATGGACATACGTTGAACCTCCTTATCCAACCAGACTCAAGAATCCATCAATTCAAAGTTAAAAACAAAAAAATCACAGGCTACGGCCTGTGATTCAGTATAAACAGGAATACATGATTTGCGCATAGAGCCTACCTGAGAATTGTCAAAAATGGACAGACTGCTCCTGTTTACTCTGAACGTTACAGAGCCTTTGAACGTATGAAGTTAACGGTTCAAAGTCAGGAAACGCAATCTCATCGCATGTGTCATCATCAACAATTCTCCTTCCGTGTTAGGGCGTGTCTCAGAACTCGCACTACAAATTAACTAGCTCAATTATAATTTCCCAACCCTTGAAAGTCAAAAGCCGCACCCCATCAAGCAAGATTTATACGCTCAATGTAGGCACGGCTATAAGAATAATAATGTAGATCAAACATTTTAGATTAAGCAATCTATGAACGTACCCTAGTACACTCTTCTTTCTCTAAGTTACGTTTGAGGCGTAGCACTGTGCAAAGTCAACAACGCTTCCTGCGTCCGGACTTGACCGGTTGCCAGTGGTACAACTTTCTCATAATTGGCTGAATTCGTAACAATGATCGGTGTCACCGTGTGATACCCTGCAGCCTTGATCTGAGCGATGTCGAACTCTAGCAACAGATCACCAGCTTTGACACGGTCACCTTCTTGGATGTGAGATATAAAATGTTGTCCATCCAGCTTAACCGTATCCACACCCACGTGCACCAAAATTTCTGCTCCTGTATCCGATACAACCGCAAGCGCATGTTTCTTCTTAAAGGCAACCGTTACAGTTCCGTCAAACGGAGCGACTACTTTACCAACCGTTGGCTCAATGGCAATTCCGTCACCCATTGCTCCAGAGGAAAATGCCGGGTCAGGAACTTCTGTCAAACTAACGATTGTACCTTCAATCGGGCTGAGCACTTTTTCATCAGATACGGCCGACGTACGAACCGGTGCTTCCTTAGTAACAGCGGAAGTCGTAGTGTTCGTTGCTGTTGTTTCTTCTTCAACCGGGTCTTTGAAGCCCATAATGTACGTTAATACTGCTGAGACAACAAAGGAAGCTGTGATACCAAGAATCAATCCTGGGAAACCTTCACCACCTGGTCCATAGAAAATAGGCAAAGTTAACAATCCTGGCGCTCCAGATGCAAACGCCTGTGTTCCTGCTTGACCTATAATGGCTCCACCAACTGCGCCCCCAATTACGCCTGCAATAAACGGACGTTTAAGTGGTAACGTAACCCGTAGATCGCTGGCTCTGTAATTCCGAACAGTGCGGTTAATGTCGATGATCCTGCTAACGTTTTGAGCTTTTTATTTTTTGTTTTCAACATAACGCCGAAGGCAGCTCCCGTTTGAGCGAAGACAGATGCCGTTGCAGCCGGCTTAACACCATCACGTCCATAAACAGCAACGTTATTGATAAATACAGGAATCAGACCCCAGTGTACTCCGAAAATTACGAGCAACTGCCAGCTAGCTCCCATGATTGCACCTGCAAGCAATGGACTGAAACCAAAGGCCGCAACAAGCGCGGATGCAATTGCATTACCTACATAAACTCCAAATGGACCGAACACAATTAATGTAAGTGGTACCATAATAACAAGTAAGATTAATGGAGTAACAAAGTTTTTCACGCTATCGTGTAGCGTTCTATTGAAGAATTTCTCTATCTTACTCATGACAATGACAGACAGGATAATAGGAATAACGGTCGATGAATAAGTCATTAATACGACAGGGATTCCGAAGAAATCAGTCGGAGTTCCCTCTGTTTTAAGCCCAATAATGGTTGGGTATATCAAGGCACCCGCAATCGTCATGGCTACAAAAATATTACCTTGGAACTTACGTGCCGTTGTAACCGCTAACAACAGGGGTAAGAAATAAAATAAACTGTCAGCTGCTGCAAATAAGATAATATAGGTGGTGTCCGTTGTTTCTAACCAACCCAAATTACTAGCGATAAGCAGTAACCTTTAAGTATACCCGCACCAGCCATAACACCTAAGAGTGGTGCAAAGATGCTTGAGATTACATCAATGATACCCCCAAGACCTTTTGCTGATTTTTTCGGTTTTTCATTGTCGGACGATTCATTCAAAATGTTACTAATTTCACCGATGGCACTATATACCTCCGGCACTTTGTTACCTACAACGACCTGGAACTGTCCCCCATTTTCCTTCACCGCAATAACACCTTCGGTCTTCTCCAGCTTCGCTTTGTCAGCCTTGCTGTCATCCTTCAATACAAACCGTAGTCGTGTTGCACAATGAACTAATGACACTACATTTTCTCGCCGCCGACCAGCTCTACGATTTCTTTAGCCAGTTTCTGTTGACTCATGACTGCACCCCCATATTTTCTGAACCCACACTACCTATTGCATTGGTGCAAAGTTCTCTTACAGGCCTCCTACCGATTTTTTTGCACGCAAAAAACCTAAGCCTTGAGGAAGGGGACACATACATCCCTGCCTTCTCATGACTTAGGTTTTGCCTGCATAACCAGTAACAATCCCAGTTAAATCGTATTCATTTCCTGTTAATATCATAATATAATAATTTAACCAAATATGTCAACTATTATTATTCACATTTATTTGCGTTAGATTAGGTAATGTTGCTTCCCGTTCTTCAGCGATTAACCACCCGCTCAATATGCACGGTTAGATATAATTTTTCCTCATTGGTAAGCTGATGATTGTATTCCTTGTTCACGAACATCTCAATTTTCTCTGTACAAGCTGCAGCCTCGGGATGTTTCACCTTGATCATGTCATAAATATGGTCGTAGTTATTATCATAATGAGTACCGCTCAGAACCCTTTGGGAGAAAAATTTCAGATGTGTAATGAATCTAAAATAGCTGAGTGACTCTTCATCGAATTCCATTTTGAAATGGTATTTGGCAATATTAATAATCTGCTGAATAAACTTTGTAATGTTCATTGTGGTGATCACTTCTTCGTTCATCTCCGCATTCACAATATGAAGCGCAATGAAGGCTGCTTCATCTGGCGGAAGATCGAGATTCATCTTGGTTTTGATATTTTCTAACGTCCTTAAACCTAAGCTGAACTCTGCTTTATACAGTTGTTTGATTTCCCACATCAGAGCATTTTTAATCTCTACTCCTTCGCGATAACGTTCAATCGCAAAATTGATATGGTCGGTTAGAGATACATAAATATTTTCATTCAAATTTCTGTTTAAATGATCTCTAGCGTAAGTAATAATTTCTTCAACAATCTCGATAAGCTCCAATGGCACTTCACGAAGCAGCATTTTAAAATTATCCGATGTTTGTTTGTTTTTAGTGCAAATACTTTCTGAATACGGGTCTCGTCTACTATATCTCCCGGTTTCTTCTTGAAGGCAATCCCACGTCCCATCACCACAAGCTCTGCTCCATCGGCTTGATATATGCTGATCACGTTATTATTGATAACCTTAGCTATTTTCACTTCAATCCCCCCGTCACGTTCCACGCGTATCTGTAATTTATCATTTTTGGGCACAAAAAAAACCCGAAGCAACACAAAATAAACAAGACATCATGTCTTCTTTTTTTGGTGCTCAGGTTTTGCCTACTTCGTGTAGTAACAATCCCATAAACGATATATTTGCGTCAAGTATAGCGCGAAACATGTCCATATGTCAACGCTTTCAATGAGGGAACAATCGGAAGTTCCAGCATTTCTGGTTCTTCCGATTGCTTAGCTTAGGTATTATTCTTCGCCAAGATTGGTTCCGTCAGATTGAATCACATTTTGATACCAGTAAAAGCTCTTTTTCTTCACACGTTGCAAATCGCCGTTACCCTCATTATCCCGATCAACATAAATATAACCGTAGCGTTTTCTCATTTCACCTGAAGAGGCACTAACGATATCAATTGGCCCCAGCTTGTGTAACCAATAATGTTCACACCGTCCTGAATCGCCTCACCCATTTCGGCAACATGACGCTTCAAATAATCAATCCGGTAACTATCATCTACTTCACCTTCTGCTGTGACTTCATCATGAGCACCAAATCCATTTTCTACGACAAACAATGGCTTCTGATAACGGTCATGCAATTGGTTTGCAGTAATGCGGAATCCTTTTGGATCAATGGTCCAGCCCCATTCGGATTTTGCCAGATACGGGTTAGCCACAGAGCCGAATACGTTGCCACTTGTCATATTTTTGATCACTTCTGGATCCGTGCTCGTTGTACGGCTTGAATAATAGCTGAAGCCGATGTAATCCACAGTATGATTTTTCAGAATTTCAGCATCGCCTGGCTGCATTTCAATATTCAAATCGTGATCCTTGAAGAAACGCTTGGCATAACCAGGATATTCACCACGTGACTGAACATCAATGAAGAAATAAGACTCCCTGTCCTTCTCCATGCCCTGGAACACATCTTCCGGATTACATGTATATGGATAGAAGCTGCCGGCAGCAAGCATACAACCAATCATTGCATCTGGAATAATCTCATGACACGCCTTCACTGCCAAGGCACTTGCAACAAGCTGATGATGAGCAGCCTGGTACTGAATTTCCTTAACGTTATCCCCTTCTTCGAAAGCCAAACCCGCTCCCAAGAACGGCAAATGCAGAAGCATATTAATTTCATTAAAAGTCATCCAATATTTCACTTTGTCTTTATAACGCGTAAACACAGTTGTTGCATAAGTTTCGAACAAGGTTACCAGTTTCCTACTTCTCCAGCTTCCATACTTCTGAATGAGGTTCACAGGCACATCGAAATGGGCAAGCGTAACAACAGGCTGAATGCCCTGCTTCAACAATTCATCGAAGAGATCATCGTAAAATTTCAGACCCGCTTCATTAGGCAGTGCATCTTCACCTGTCGGGAAAATCCTTGCCCATGCAATGGATACACGCAGTGCTTTGAAACCCATTTCGGCAAATAAAGCAATATCTTCATGATAACGATGGTAAAAATCAATCGCACCATGTGAAGGATAGAACTCGCCCTCCTGCGGTTCAAATCCTGGAACATTCCCCTTCATAATACTTCTACGATTCTCACCTGTTGGTAAGAGGTCAACAATACTCAGTCCTTTACCATCTTCCAGATAAGCACCTTCCGCTTGATTGGCTGCAATAGCTCCACCCCATAGAAAATCTGCAGGAAATTTAAAATTAGTCATCATCATGCTCCTTCCGTATTATGTAATTCATCATCCACTACGATTCTGAAATCTAGGATAAATAAATAGAAAAAACCCGAACCAGCCTGGTCACACGTTGACGTGTAAACAAGCCAGCTCAGGTTATGCCCGTATCGGTAACATTCCCAGATCACAATTATGCGGATTGGATAAAACTTTAGCAAGGAATAGAGGAAATGTCAATTTTATTGTAGATTCTTTTTGAAAAATAGTAATAATGAGAGCGGCTTCACACCATGAGTTGCGGCTTAACGTGAGGTGTAACCAGCATCAGCATGTATCGTCGTGCCTGTAACATAAGAAGATGCATCCGATGCCAACCAGAGGCTCGCTTGAGCAATTTCATCAGGTTGTCCAAAACGATTGAGCAAGCTAAGCTGAGGAGCGTATTCCTCTGCAGTAAAGCCGAATTGATCCAATGCCCCACGAAGCATCGGTGTATCAATCGCACCAGGTGCTACGGTATTTACGCGAATGTTGTGTGGTCCATTTTCCATTGCGGCTACCTTCGTCATGCCTACAACTCCATGTTTGGCAGCGACATAAGCAATGTTATTAGGTTGAGGACGGAATCCGCTCACGGAAGAGATATTAATAATTGAGCCACCATGTCCTTGTTTCAACATTTGCTGCAATTCATACTTCATACACAGAGCAGTTCCTGTTAGATCGACGGACATCAAACGATGCCAGTACGCTTCGTCAAACTCTGCGGCTGGTTTATCATCTGGTGTAAGTGCCGCATTGTTGACAGCTACATCGAGTTTACCATAAGTATCAACAGCGAACTTCACCATCGCCTGCACTTCTTCGGATTTAGAAATATCAACTTTGTAAAAAGCAGATTCGCCACCAGACGCTTGAATCGCTTCAGCTACGGCACGTCCCTTTTCTTCGTTGAAATCAGCTACAATCACTTTAGCTTTGGCCTCTGCGAATAGCTTCGCTGTTGCCTCGCCCATGCCCATTGCTGCTCCTGTTACAATGGCTACTTTACCTTCTAGTACCGGAAATGTCATAAGGAATACCTCCAACTTTTTATAAAATTTAAACCATCTCAATTCCCAATATATAAACTATTTCAATCGTCATCAATCCGTAATCCACCGGCATTTGTACGTTACTGTACATATGAGAATGATTTGTACAGTAAGTTGCAGGAATATCGGTATTCGACCATACTGGACTTGAGGTGAACATACGATGACTGATTCTGTAGACAAGCGTATTCTGCGATCCAAAACTGCATTGAAAGAAACGTTTGTGCATTTGTTATTCCAAAAGCCGTTTCAACAACTATCGATATCGGAAATTGTGCGACAAGCTAACTATAACCGAGGAACGTTTTACGCTCATTATGCCACCAAGGATGAACTGTTACATGAAGTCATTCAGGATGTATTGGATGAGTTTATTAGACAAATCCAGTATCCATACCAGTCGATTAGCAAAGTAAATCTGAAAGAAATGCGTACAGATGATATTACGTTATTTACATACTTAAAAGAGCATGCGGCTCTTTATAAATTACTGTTAAGTGACCATGTACAAGTTGATTTTAGATACCAAATCGCGCGAGCTATAGAGAATCTATTTCTATCGGAGTATGAGTACGAACTGGAGGAAGGAACATTAATTGATCCTAAGTGGCTGTACATCTATCGTGCACATGGTGTCGCAGGTCTATTGATTCGCTGGATTGAAGAAGAATTCCCCACATCACCGCAGTACATGAGCACACAGATTGTGGAGCTGATGCTGTTGTCCACTGAAGTTTTTCATGTGAAACGAGATAGATCCTAAGCGTTCTTCATAACGCATACTTACTCCTATTTACAAATATGGCGACTATACCACTAATTTCTACATGAATTTTAACCCAATTATAAGGGTACTTTCATTTTGACAAACATGGTATATTTCAATTCAGAAAACGCTTTCAACCCTTAATTTGGAGGTGGTTCCTTTTTTGGACATTAAGTAATATGTTACTTCTTGAACCCATATACACCGTATTTCGTTGGTTCATTCAGTAGTACGCACTCATTTTCTAGAAAAGGAGATTATGATTAATGACAAAACGTAAATCCGTTCTCTCTCTTACCCTCGTCACGGCGATGATCGTGTCTCTATTCTCTTCGGCCATCGCTTCCGCGGCTACCACAGAGCAGCAAGTTCAGCCTACTGCGACTGCCGCACCTTCAAGCATTCAATCGTATGTTTCAGCGATGGAACCTGGATGGAACCTCGGTAATTCACTGGATGCCATTGGAGCAGATGAGACCGCTTGGGGCAATCCACGCATCACCAAAGAGTTAATTCAGAATATCGCAAACCAAGGCTACAAAAGCATTCGTATCCCTGTGACCTGGCAGGCTCATATTGGAGGAGCACCTAACTACACAATTGATGCCGCTTACATGAATCGAGTACAGGAAGTGGTGAACTGGGCTCTCGATGCCAATCTGTATGTGATGATTAATATTCATCATGATTCGTGGCAGTGGATCAGTTACATGGAGAATGATCGCACCAATGTTCTTGCTCGGTACAATGCAGCTTGGACTCAGATTGCCAATAAGTTCAAGAACAGCTCGAACAAACTGATGTTCGAAAGTGTCAACGAGCCTCGTTTCACTGAAGGTGGAACAACTGATCCCGCAACCTCATACCGTCTACTGGACGAGCTTAATACGTCATTCCATAACATTGTGAGAACATCTGGTGGTAACAATACTACTCGCCCTCTCGTTCTCCCAACGTTACATACAGCTTCTAATCAAGCTGATTTGGATGCCCTAACACAAACTATTTCCAAATTAAATGATCCTAACATTATTGCTACTGTGCACTATTATGGATTCTGGCCGTTCAGTGTAAACATTGCAGGTGTAACCAAATATAACGCTGAGGTTCAAAAGGATATTACGGACACCTTTGACCGCGTCTACAATGCATTTATAGCCAAAGGCATTCCTGTCATTGTTGGTGAATACGGCTTGCTAGGATTTGACCAGCATACAGGTGTTATTCAACAAGGTGAGAAGCTGAAATTTTTCGAATTCATTGGGCAGTACCTTCGTCAAAAGCAAATGACAACCATGTTATGGGATAATGGTCAGCATTTCGGCCGTACGTCCTTCACTTGGTCAGACCAAGATCTCTATAATACGATGAAAGCAGGCTGGACTGGACGTTCTGCAACAGCCGAATCAGATCAAGTTTATCTGAAAAAAGGCGCTGCTATACAAGATAAAACCGTAAAATTGAATTTGAATGGAAATACATTCAACTCTCTTGTTCATGGGAATACAACCCTTGTTAAAGGAACCGATTACACCATTAGCGGTGATGTACTCACCTTGAAATCCAGCTTGTTAACTAGACTTACGACTTCGGGTAATCTTGGTGTTAACGCGAAGCTCACTGCAAAATTCAACAAAGGGGCTAACTGGCATTTCAATCTGATCAAATATGATACACCTAAATTGAGCAATACAACGGGTACTACAAGCTCATTCTCCATTCCAACAACATTCAATGGCAACCAACTTGCCACTATGGAAGCAACCTATGTCAATGGTGGTAATGCAGGACCTCAGAACTGGACATCGTTTAAGGAGTTCTCCTACACCTTCAGCCCTAATTACAATAGTAATGTCATTGAGTTGAAACAAAACTTCTTCAACGAAACCAATGATGGACAAGTCATTCTTAAGTTCCATTTCTGGAGCGGCGATATCATCACCTACAAAATCACGAAAAATGGGAACAGTGTTGTTGGCACAGCTTCCTAGTTTCAATAATGACCTGAATCATTTCAATTAAATAGTTTTCAAGACTGCGTCCTGTCAGAGCACTTCGCTCTAGACAGGGCGTCTGTTTATATTTACACTTGTGTCACTCCTTCCGTAGATGACCTTATCTGGTTTTATTTTTGGATGTTTCCGATAGATCCGAATAACGTACAAGTAGCGACTCATACCTATACTGTAATTTGGTTTGAGGAGGTAACACCATGTTTAAACGTGTCGATCGTTTGGCGATTGAGCTTCCCCTCTCAGGAAGTCCTGATCCCAACGGAGCGAGTGCTGTACAGGAACTACTGGGTGGACGATTCGGGAAATGTCAACGCTCAACAATTATATGTTTCAATCTTTCAATTTTCGAGGAAAAACAAAGCTTCGTGCCTTCTATGATATTGTCGCAAGTATCACCGCTGAAGAATTCGGACATGTTGAATTAGTTGCGAACACGATCAACCTTATGCTAGTGGGTTCTACATCTCCGGGTGACCCAGATTCTACACCTTTACGCATCGGTAAAGATGCACGAATGACCTCCCATTTCATCGAATCTGCCCAAACCGCACTCCCGTATGATTCCATGGGCAGACCTTGGAATGGTTCATATGTTGTAAGCAGTGGCAATCTGATCTTCGATCTTCTACATAACTTTTTTCTGGAGTGTGGTGCACGTACGCACAAAATGAGAGTCTACGAAATGACGGATCATCCTGCAGCTAGAGAAATGACCGGTTATTTGCTTGTCCGCGGAGGCGTACATATCTTGGCTTATGCGAAAGCACTGCAGATCGCCACCGGGTTGACGTGACTAAATTATTTCCAATTCCAAAACTCGACAATAAAGTGTTTGATACCACTCGTAAATGGGAAGCGATGGGTGAACATCGCAGGCTTTATACATTTAGCGATAAGGATTATCAGAACATCGCACAGATCTGGAAAGGTGTGCATCCTATTGATGGAGGCAAATTGGAAGCCTATGCCGGCCTACCTGGTCATAGTGGAAGTATTCCTGATCTGCCTGATCTACCCGAAGAATTCGCTCCAGGCATCTCTGCAGAAGATCTTCTGCTGATTGCTTCAAGGCTAAAACGAGAAGCGGGTCTATAGGCTGAAATATCACCCTAAACATGCAAAAAGGAACCTGATAGACTCATCAGGTTCCTCCTAAACATACCATTATTGTGGCTCAGTGAATTTCACAACCATAATAGCTTCACCATTTGCCTGTACGCTACCCGTCATGGAAGTTTCCACGCGTTCAATCGTTTCATTTCCGTTTGGAATCAATACAGGTGTAATGATCGGTAGGCCAGCATTCTGAATGAATTCCATATCGAATTCAACTAGTAATTGTCCGGCTTTTACCGTTTCCCCACTGTTGACGTGCAGCGTAAAACCTTCACCTTTGAGTCCAACCGTATTAATCCCGATGTGTACAAGCATCTGCACCCCGGTTTCGTGCTCTAGAATGATTGCATGTTTGCTCTTGGTCATAACATGGGCAACCGTGCCATCAAACGGAGCAACTACACGTCCTTCGGACGGCTCAATAGCAATGCCCTCACCCATATGTTTCTCCGAGAACGCCGGATCAGGAACCCGCTCAAGCTCAACCGCAGTGCCCGTTATTGGTGACAAAATGGTTAGCGACTCTACCTTTTGACGGTTGCTTGTGATCTTGTTCGTATGAGCACGTTCTACCTCTGATTGATCTTCTGCTGGATTCGTGCTAACTTCACTGGCACTGCCTGATTGCGCAGTCGTATCGGCCTCCACAATAGGTGCATCCTTATAACCAAAGAACCATGTCAGTGCAAATGCTATAGCCATCGCAGTCAGATTGGACAGAATGTACAGCGGCAGTTGGCTGTTCAGGTACAGCAATGTTCCTGGAATGACAGTGACTGCCATACCTGTACCCTGTAAATGGAACAATGAAGCGATAAATCCACCAACAGCGCCCCCAACAAGACCCATAATGAAAGGTTTCATATAGCGCAGATTCACACCGAAAATAGCTGGTTCTGTAATACCGAGAAACGCAGACAGGGATGAAGGTAGTGCAAGTGCTTTTAACTTCATATTCTTCGTTTTTAATCCTACAGCTAGACAAGCCGCCCCCTGAGCAGCCATGGCGCAGGTAATAATTGCGTTAAACGCATTGAAGCCTGTTTTCTCAAGCAACTGAATCTCCAGAAAGTTGAAGATATGATGTACGCCGGTAACAACGATAATCTGATGAAAGAAACCAATAATGATTCCCGCAATACCAAACGGCAGATCCAATACAGCTGTTGTTCCCTGTAGTACCCATTCTTCTAGGGAGTGGAATACTGGCCCGATAGCAAACAGCCCTAACGTAATCATAACTGTAAGTGTAATAAACGGTGTTAAGATCAAGTCTAACGCCTCAGGCACACGTCTGCGCAGCACCTTCTCGAACTTCGCTCCAATCAATCCCACGAAGAATGCAGGAAGCACGGAGCCTTGATACCCTACCACCGGGATAAATCCAAACATATGCAGCGGTTGTGCTGATCCATCAGCTACTGCGTAGGCATTTGGCAACGCTGGATTAACCAACATTAGACCCAGAACGATACCAAGGACGGGACTTCCGCCGAATACACGGAATGCTGACCATGCCACCAGGGCAGGTAGAAATGCAAACGCAGTGTCTGTCAGAATTTGAGTGAACAGCAGGAAATTAGGTGAAATATCCTCTGGCGTTGCACCAAACAAGGACAAAATTTCATTTTGAGTAAGCAAACCTCGTAGACCCATGAATAGACCTGTCGCGACAAGCACAGGGATAATTGGAACAAAGACGTCACCAAATGTACGGATACCACGTTGAAACGCATTGCCTTCCTTTTTCCCCTGACTCTTCACTTCTTCTTTGGAAGAACCTTCAATGCCGAGCTTCTCGACCTCTTCAAATATACGATTAACTGTACCTGTACCAAAGATGATCTGATACTGACCTGAATTAAAAAAGGCACCCTTGACCTTATCAATATTCTCAATCTGCTTCTGATCGATCTTCTCTTTGTCGTTCACCATAATACGTAATCGTGTCGCACAGTGAGCGAAGGAAGCTATGTTTTCCTTGCCTCCGATAGCCTGAATGACTTCTTCGGCAATTTTTTTGTTCTCCGACATCCTTATTCATTCCTCTCAATAAATCCATATTCTCTAATAATTCCATTTGCTCGCCTTGAACTCGGCCTGGCCACCATCTGCAAAAAAACGAATGCCCATGCTATCTCGGCTTGGGAATATGCGGCTAGTGAAGACCTCTTCTCCATCATTCACGAATATTTCAACTGAAGATGTATCAACGAACATACGAATTTTAATGATATCCCCGGTTAAAGCACAATTTCTGATATTTCCATTGTTCGG
It includes:
- a CDS encoding cellulase family glycosylhydrolase, with translation MTKRKSVLSLTLVTAMIVSLFSSAIASAATTEQQVQPTATAAPSSIQSYVSAMEPGWNLGNSLDAIGADETAWGNPRITKELIQNIANQGYKSIRIPVTWQAHIGGAPNYTIDAAYMNRVQEVVNWALDANLYVMINIHHDSWQWISYMENDRTNVLARYNAAWTQIANKFKNSSNKLMFESVNEPRFTEGGTTDPATSYRLLDELNTSFHNIVRTSGGNNTTRPLVLPTLHTASNQADLDALTQTISKLNDPNIIATVHYYGFWPFSVNIAGVTKYNAEVQKDITDTFDRVYNAFIAKGIPVIVGEYGLLGFDQHTGVIQQGEKLKFFEFIGQYLRQKQMTTMLWDNGQHFGRTSFTWSDQDLYNTMKAGWTGRSATAESDQVYLKKGAAIQDKTVKLNLNGNTFNSLVHGNTTLVKGTDYTISGDVLTLKSSLLTRLTTSGNLGVNAKLTAKFNKGANWHFNLIKYDTPKLSNTTGTTSSFSIPTTFNGNQLATMEATYVNGGNAGPQNWTSFKEFSYTFSPNYNSNVIELKQNFFNETNDGQVILKFHFWSGDIITYKITKNGNSVVGTAS
- the abc-f gene encoding ribosomal protection-like ABC-F family protein — its product is MGRLGVPVHHERLSGGEQTRLKLAGMFANYHEVLLFDEPTTHLDQDGITFLLNELRYYYGALLIISHDRSVLDELVTTIWEVNDGAVKVYSGNYSDYKAQQQLEQDQQNQAHEQYVKEKKRLMHAAQDKMKKAEKITQAGSVSKRETKAKANRMFETKSKGTSQKAAHRAAKAIEQRIEQLHEVKAVQEHRPIHFRQSKALELHNKFPIMADRLTLQVQNNVLLDQVSFQIPLKQKVAITGSNGCGKSTLLRHILDAKSGIILSPKAQIGYFDQMSYRFRGDETVLEFLMKRSEYNEAELRSCLHAMQFTGTDLNKEVRSLSGGEAIRLQLCRLFLGQYNILLLDEPTNFLDTRALEALEQFVAGYEGTILYVSHDQTFIRNTADMKLHIEHRKITMSSCVL
- a CDS encoding ATP-binding cassette domain-containing protein, whose amino-acid sequence is MEKCCYELEQVKMTFLDKEILNIERLAVHQLDRIGIVGGNGQGKSTLLKLIAGRIQPSAGRIKRYVDHSYFEQMEAPHPDEHVATDGNGWAD
- a CDS encoding SDR family NAD(P)-dependent oxidoreductase codes for the protein MTFPVLEGKVAIVTGAAMGMGEATAKLFAEAKAKVIVADFNEEKGRAVAEAIQASGGESAFYKVDISKSEEVQAMVKFAVDTYGKLDVAVNNAALTPDDKPAAEFDEAYWHRLMSVDLTGTALCMKYELQQMLKQGHGGSIINISSVSGFRPQPNNIAYVAAKHGVVGMTKVAAMENGPHNIRVNTVAPGAIDTPMLRGALDQFGFTAEEYAPQLSLLNRFGQPDEIAQASLWLASDASSYVTGTTIHADAGYTSR
- a CDS encoding TetR/AcrR family transcriptional regulator, with protein sequence MTDSVDKRILRSKTALKETFVHLLFQKPFQQLSISEIVRQANYNRGTFYAHYATKDELLHEVIQDVLDEFIRQIQYPYQSISKVNLKEMRTDDITLFTYLKEHAALYKLLLSDHVQVDFRYQIARAIENLFLSEYEYELEEGTLIDPKWLYIYRAHGVAGLLIRWIEEEFPTSPQYMSTQIVELMLLSTEVFHVKRDRS